The sequence aattatttttaattttctcataaattattaaaataatctcaatcaaatataatgtaaaataatattcgtaataaattatttataaattttaataattattattaaaaatcaataatattatgtgAAAAAATGTGAACAAATACTCAAATTTATTACAATGAACTTTATTTCAATAATGTTTTTTTCATTTGAGGACCAACATGTCATATAATGCATTAttgatttctttatatttaccTAAAGGCAAAAACTCACCGAATGCGGAAAAAAGAATTCGAATTTAAGACTTTTCACTTTCAAAAGCAAGTTCTCTTGCCACTTGAATTTAATCTCGGGTGTTACTTCAacaattaatttgatatgtcaaaataaaatatgtaaaaaaaattattaaaaaaatttaaaagcatttaaatctttattaataatacCTTGCACAATACTGaatgtttaaaatataattttaacaaaattagacatgataaaaaatttgaaatatagtttttattcaCAATCATGTCATTAGTGTAAATGATCTTATTTGCATTAAccttatgtatatatatatatatttcgcgtctttttctcattaaaTCTATTGATTGTTTACAATATGACactgtttttctattttttttatttttttttattttcagaatatttattttaatggggtgtgtttaattttttagtatcaggaaaaataagataaaatggtaacatattataaaattgatgtctttttaatttttttagaaagaagataaagattaaagagaaataaaataaaaaagagtgatctttaaaaagaatagaagTTGTTAATTGTTTTGGATTTATTAAGCCATTATATAGAATTTCTATGTTAATTTAGAAGTGATTTGATTCCTAAAACGAATAGAATGACAATGTGAATGAAAATGAGGCGATTTTTATTATGAGTGTTTggcttattaaaatttattttaaaatcagaaTAAGATTATTTCGTTATTTTGAACTATTAAATGTTTTGTAGGTTTGAAAATGGAAGGAAAAACCAATtgaataaatatgaatattgaaTCTCTCTCTTCACTTTTTTTgaagaggaaaagaaggaaagagtttctttttttattattctttccaccttatttatttcaaaaacaaaattttcctttttgttcaTCTCTAccgttcttttcttatttatttctcaaataaagtattaagaaataaaatttttatttttattcatattaaatcaaataaattataaataacaaaataaatcaaataaaaattcatttaatataatatattattattatttattatatatataataattataaattttaacattctttttaattataattaaatatttttattagtattataaaaagataaattcaatatttatttcatactGAATcggataaaatattaaaaaaaaaatcattcacGTTTTATTTATCTCTATTCTCAGTTTGAACGAAACGGGTGGTTATTGAAATAGTCCTAATTGCGGCTATTTAGGCTTCAGCACAAATTCAGGGGGCATATTGAACTTTGTTTCCAATTGCAACTGAAGGCAATTGGCAAGGGATGCACTGTACATCGCATGCACAGGCCCACGGGTCACCCATTACCCGCGTTTTTGAAAAGCTAAATTTAGTTTCTTAGTATTTCAATTCCACGATTAATAACGTTCAGATTTTCAGAAATTAACTCGAATTTCCATGAAAATCCATAGATTTTAATCTCAATTCTTTGATCACTATACTAAAATGGCAGCAGCTCTTCTAGCTGCTTCAATTCCTTCGTGGATCCCTGAAGATGACCTCTTGTTAAAGAACGCTGTTGAGGTATACTTCTCTTATCTTTTCCCTCAATTTACTTCATGATTTTTGATAATCTTGAAGACCCTGGTTTTCTCTGCTCCCATTTTGGAGCTAGTCAAGAAACCCTAAAATGGTTGATTTCATCTTTAATTATAAAGCTATGAATGGaattttggtttaaattgttgCCTTGTTTGTTATTGTAGGGAGGTGCTTCTTTGGAAGCACTTGCTAAAGGGGCAGTGAGATTCTCTAGAAAGTTTTCACTAGGAGAATTGCGTGATAGATGGTATTCTCTTCTTTATGATCCTATTATTTCAGAAGAAGCTTCTGCTAAAATGATGGAATTTGAATTTTCTGTTAAGAATGATAAAGTAAGTTCTGCTCAGGTTTCTGCTAAAAGAAAGCTTGAAAGTGTTAGACGATTGTACTATgttatgagaaagaaaagccGTGGTCATCATACTAGTTGTCGAGATACTATGGTATTTGATACTAATCATACCCATTTTGGATTTGATGGGAAGGAATGCTGTAATGAACTTCATGTTGGGGCTTCCTCTTTTGAACAAGATAATATGGGAAGAATTGTTCCGCATAATGTTAGAGACAGATTAGTTGACTTTCAGAGTTGTGACAGGGTTAAGGAAATGAGACTTTCGCATTCATTGTCAGAAAGTAGTCCTTCATTTCATGCTGGGGCACTTGCATCTCCGTTGGCTATGTGGGAAATGGTTGAGGATGTTTCTGCTTCTGCAATGCCAATTACTGCAAGCATTGAAGATAAAGGTCAGCATGAAGTATTGATGCATCGTAATGATGTGGAATTGAATGGTAATAAAACAATTTTATCAGGAATGAGTGTCATGCATTCAGAGGAAATACTGCAAAACAAACATGACGCTGATGTACTTAATAATTCAACTGCCATCTCAGAATGTGATTATGCAGATCTTTCGGAGtcattgttgaattttgtgaaTGAGGACGAGTTGCTTTTAGTAGATGCAGATGGAGAAGAGGCAATAGATAAATCTTGTTATGATGGACTTTTGGTGAATTGTCCTAATGATTTTCATGGCAATTCATCAGATGCTAAAGATTCAGAGACATTATTTTCAGATAAAAGCCTTGCAATTTCTGCCAGTACATGTCCTGCAGAGGCTATTGCTGAGTGTTCTCTGCGTGGTGATGTTGAGCAGCATGGTCATCTTCATTCAGAAATCAGTTTACTACCATCTGTATTGGCAGTGAATACAGAAAGCTACGACGGAGAGATGGAGTGCACTTTAAACAGTGAAGACACTGAAATTCCATGCAATGATGATGTTTTCTTACATAAAGAATTTAGTTCTTCCATAATGGCAAGAACTTCTAAAGAAACTGGTTACCAATTTTTATCATGTCCTAAGGATGACAAACACAAGCAAAGCTTGGTGGAGAAAGAAGGTAATCCTACAAAATCTCTTGTTGTTTCCCGTATAAAGGGACTGGAAATATTGCCAGTAACCAACCCAGTCCACCAACTTGTTGGCTGCGGAGTCAAATGTCAATTTGAAGATGTGGCTTTCAGACAGGCTAGAAATGCTGACACAGACCCAAATCAAAATAGTACAGCGCTGGCCACTCTAACTTCTGCCAAGGTTGGATTGCTAAATGCAGAATCGTCACATGCTTGTGATGCCATGGGCTTGCCATTATATGCACAAGCAGGCTCCCCGGAGCAAATTACGTCAGTACCTGAAGCAGACCCCTCAATGTTAAATGAGGAAGAATCTGAGAGTGATGATGATGTTCCATCGTATTCTGAAATTGAGGCCATGGTAAGTCTGAATAAATCTGTTAAATAGGGGacttatattaattttctgtttCAAGTTATTCTGGGTTATTTCTCTGGTTAACTTCTTGTTATTTCCTTTCAGATACTCCAAATGGACTTATGTCCAGATGATACAGATTCTTATATTTGTAGGGAAGGTAACTCATAAATATTGCTTCCTAGTATATGTTTCCATCATATATGCAAAGTTATCCTATAAACAGTGTGTTAGAAACAATGCTGCTCTAGCCTCTAGGTTTCAGATTATGCTATTAATTACTGGCTTTCAGATGATACTCTGCcctttaaatacttttattttctatggAGCCAAATATTAATTGACATGTTAAATATTCCACAAAGTTGAAATAAATCcatttgtttttataatttctagtCTCAAGGTATCAAAATGAAGATGCTAGAAGGTCGATTATAAGGTTGGAACAATGTGCTCGGTCATCTATGCAAAGAGCCATTGCATCTCGAGGTGCACTTGCTCTCTTGTATGGGCGCCATTTGAAAcattatataaggaaaactgAGGTATTTTTAACTAATGTcgaactcttttctttttctcaataCTATAGCTGGTATTGGTTGTATTGatattcattaaaaattaatcttttagTTGTATTAT comes from Ricinus communis isolate WT05 ecotype wild-type chromosome 5, ASM1957865v1, whole genome shotgun sequence and encodes:
- the LOC8273017 gene encoding uncharacterized protein LOC8273017 isoform X2; translation: MAAALLAASIPSWIPEDDLLLKNAVEGGASLEALAKGAVRFSRKFSLGELRDRWYSLLYDPIISEEASAKMMEFEFSVKNDKVSSAQVSAKRKLESVRRLYYVMRKKSRGHHTSCRDTMVFDTNHTHFGFDGKECCNELHVGASSFEQDNMGRIVPHNVRDRLVDFQSCDRVKEMRLSHSLSESSPSFHAGALASPLAMWEMVEDVSASAMPITASIEDKGQHEVLMHRNDVELNGNKTILSGMSVMHSEEILQNKHDADVLNNSTAISECDYADLSESLLNFVNEDELLLVDADGEEAIDKSCYDGLLVNCPNDFHGNSSDAKDSETLFSDKSLAISASTCPAEAIAECSLRGDVEQHGHLHSEISLLPSVLAVNTESYDGEMECTLNSEDTEIPCNDDVFLHKEFSSSIMARTSKETGYQFLSCPKDDKHKQSLVEKEGNPTKSLVVSRIKGLEILPVTNPVHQLVGCGVKCQFEDVAFRQARNADTDPNQNSTALATLTSAKVGLLNAESSHACDAMGLPLYAQAGSPEQITSVPEADPSMLNEEESESDDDVPSYSEIEAMILQMDLCPDDTDSYICREVSRYQNEDARRSIIRLEQCARSSMQRAIASRGALALLYGRHLKHYIRKTEVIIGRATDDMEVDIDLGREGPANKISRRQALIKLDTDGSFFLKNLGRSPVFLNGKEVVTGHSMVLGSSSLIEPLQDNQ
- the LOC8273017 gene encoding uncharacterized protein LOC8273017 isoform X1, with the translated sequence MAAALLAASIPSWIPEDDLLLKNAVEGGASLEALAKGAVRFSRKFSLGELRDRWYSLLYDPIISEEASAKMMEFEFSVKNDKVSSAQVSAKRKLESVRRLYYVMRKKSRGHHTSCRDTMVFDTNHTHFGFDGKECCNELHVGASSFEQDNMGRIVPHNVRDRLVDFQSCDRVKEMRLSHSLSESSPSFHAGALASPLAMWEMVEDVSASAMPITASIEDKGQHEVLMHRNDVELNGNKTILSGMSVMHSEEILQNKHDADVLNNSTAISECDYADLSESLLNFVNEDELLLVDADGEEAIDKSCYDGLLVNCPNDFHGNSSDAKDSETLFSDKSLAISASTCPAEAIAECSLRGDVEQHGHLHSEISLLPSVLAVNTESYDGEMECTLNSEDTEIPCNDDVFLHKEFSSSIMARTSKETGYQFLSCPKDDKHKQSLVEKEGNPTKSLVVSRIKGLEILPVTNPVHQLVGCGVKCQFEDVAFRQARNADTDPNQNSTALATLTSAKVGLLNAESSHACDAMGLPLYAQAGSPEQITSVPEADPSMLNEEESESDDDVPSYSEIEAMILQMDLCPDDTDSYICREVSRYQNEDARRSIIRLEQCARSSMQRAIASRGALALLYGRHLKHYIRKTEVIIGRATDDMEVDIDLGREGPANKISRRQALIKLDTDGSFFLKNLGRSPVFLNGKEVVTGHSMVLGSSSLIEIGEMAFMFEINSKSVGRHLINAVKNFQEAETYRMDGTNLRSHVGL
- the LOC8273017 gene encoding uncharacterized protein LOC8273017 isoform X3, giving the protein MAAALLAASIPSWIPEDDLLLKNAVEGGASLEALAKGAVRFSRKFSLGELRDRWYSLLYDPIISEEASAKMMEFEFSVKNDKVSSAQVSAKRKLESVRRLYYVMRKKSRGHHTSCRDTMVFDTNHTHFGFDGKECCNELHVGASSFEQDNMGRIVPHNVRDRLVDFQSCDRVKEMRLSHSLSESSPSFHAGALASPLAMWEMVEDVSASAMPITASIEDKGQHEVLMHRNDVELNGNKTILSGMSVMHSEEILQNKHDADVLNNSTAISECDYADLSESLLNFVNEDELLLVDADGEEAIDKSCYDGLLVNCPNDFHGNSSDAKDSETLFSDKSLAISASTCPAEAIAECSLRGDVEQHGHLHSEISLLPSVLAVNTESYDGEMECTLNSEDTEIPCNDDVFLHKEFSSSIMARTSKETGYQFLSCPKDDKHKQSLVEKEGNPTKSLVVSRIKGLEILPVTNPVHQLVGCGVKCQFEDVAFRQARNADTDPNQNSTALATLTSAKVGLLNAESSHACDAMGLPLYAQAGSPEQITSVPEADPSMLNEEESESDDDVPSYSEIEAMILQMDLCPDDTDSYICREVSRYQNEDARRSIIRLEQCARSSMQRAIASRGALALLYGRHLKHYIRKTEVVFLLVYDLTTL